The Pyxidicoccus sp. MSG2 DNA segment CTTCACGCCAGGCGCAGCGCACTCCTTCTCCCCACAGACGTGGGGCCACGAGCGCGCCCGCGGAACCGAGCGACTCCGCGCCCCACAGGGAGCCCAGCCGGCCGTCCAGCTCCGACCGTGAGCCCCACATGAGCCGGCCCGGCATCACCGTCTCCGCCGCCCACAGCTCCGCTGTCTCCAGCAGCGCGCCCCACGAGGCGTCGGAGTACGTGAGGCCCTTGCCGTTGCACACCTGGAGCACGTGGCCTCCGGGCCGCACGGCGCACGCCACTTCGACTCCGGTCCGGTCCAGTCCGGTGACACGCGCCACTCGCGTCACGCCCATGGCCCGGGCCAGCCGTCGGGGAAACTCCTGCGAGGAAAAGACGTCCTGGGTCGGCCGCACGGGCGCGGACCTTACCTTGAAACGCGCTCACACCACGGGCTTGCGCCACGAGCGGGACAGATGGGGTGCGTCGCTCTCCTGGGCGAAACGGCGTGCCAGCTCCGCCGTCCCGCCGCGTCCCTGCGCGAGCATGAATGCGAGCTCCGACGGCAGGAGGGCCTTGATGGTGACGAGCAGCACCTCGCCCGCGGGCGTGGGGAACCGCCGGGGGAGTGTGCTCGACTCCATCCCCAGCAACACGGCGACGCGGCCTTCGCTCGTGACGAGCGGCTCGGGCATCGCGTCCCCGGAGACCTCCATCGACATGAGGCCCCGGTGCAGCCAGGTGCGCACGTTCTCGTGCTCCGCCACCTCGTCGGCCACCTCGCGCAGCAGGCGCAACTGCCAGCTCGCGCGAACCTCGGGGAGGGGTTCGTTCGTTTCGATGGCGAGCTCGAGACCGAACCCTGTCGTGAGCGCGTCACGGTCGATGAAGGGGTCCGAGAGGCCGTCGGTGACGAGGAGCGTGCTTCCCGACTCGCGATGGATGACCCGCCAGGCCTGGCGATGCCCCGGCCAGTCCGGGCCACTCGGGATGATGGGGATGATGGCGGCTTCTTCCAACCGCCCCATCGAGTTCCACGCCGCGTCGCGCGCCGTGTCCATCTGCTTCAGGCGGGCGCGGTGTCTCTGCTCCCAGGTGTCCTTCTCGCTCACGGCTAAGGAGTCAGGGCCGGTGACGTCCTCGAACTTCAGGCCCGTGACGCCCGCTCGCTCCAGTGCGTCCTTGATGTCCTCGGAAACGATGAGGGCCGCCGGCCAGCCCCAGGGACGAAAGACCTTCGCATCTCCGACCTGCGCAGGGTCGATGCGCATGCCGTGGACTGCGCTGTACTCGCCCACCTGCTCGGGCTCATCGTCCTCCGGAGTCCAGTGCTGCACCTCCGTGGATGCTTTCTCGTCGATGCACTTCACGACGCGGAGCACGTTGAGGATGAAGTACTTCTGGGAGCGCGATTCGACGTCCACCGGGATGAGCTGAACCTGTCCAGGCGCCAGTTCCGCGAACACATTGGCAGCCTTTTCATCGACGACGGGAACGGCAGCTCCAGCCTCGGAGAAGCCCAAGGCCTGTCCCTGAACCGTGACGGGAATCCTGATGCATCCATCAATGTCAGCGCGCTCTCCTCGCCTGAAGGTCCAGATCCTGAGCCTCTGCCCCTGCGAATCGAGCGGCACTCCCAGCGCCCACTGGTCAGGCGGATAGACGTCATCCAGAAGTTCGAAGTACCTGGTGGACATCAAGTGTTCCTCACGTCATCGACTGGCGGGGCAGCCGGCGCACTATCCGCCAGCACAGCGACCCCGGCCAGACAGGCCCCCACGTCGAGCAACCGGGGCAGCAGCGCCCCCATCGAAACGTGGTAGGGGTGAACCGAGCCTGGCCCCCCAGGAAGAGGACCCACCGGAATGCTTGCCGTCGGAGACTCCGCGCCGGACTTCACCGCCACCGACTGTCACGGTGCGCCCCTGCACCTGTCCTCGCTGCGCGGCCGGCGCGTGGTCCTCTTCTTCTTCCCCAAGGCCTTCACCGTCGGCTGCACCATCGAGAACAGGGCCTTCCGGGACAACCACCAGCTCGTCAAGTCACTCGGCGCGGAGCTGGTGGGCGTGTCCGTGGACACGCAGCGCACGCAGTGCGAGTTCGCCGCGAAGGAGGACATCCACTTCGCCCTGCTCGGTGACGAGAACCGCGACATCAGCCGCGCCTATGACGTGCTCTGGCCCGTGCTCAACATCGACCGGCGCGTCACCTTCATCATCGCCCCCGACGGCCGCATCGAGCACGTCATCCGCCACGAGGTGCGCGTCTACCGCCACCTCGACGACGTGCTCCGCTACCTGCGCGCCAACCCCCTCGCCAGCTGAGGGCCGGTGCGCGGGCCTCACTCCCAGGCGAAGTGGTACTCGCAGTGCGGCGCGCCCCGGGCGCGGCACAGCGGGTGGGTGGTGTTCACCGCGCGGCCACCGGACAGCTCGATGGCCCGCTCGTGCCAGCCGATAATCGTGAGGCAGTCCGTCTCCGTGACGTTCTCCGCCCCGAAGGTGCGCAACACCGCGCCGTGAGCGCCCGTCTGCTCGTACGTGCGCGAGCCCACCGCATAGTAGAAGCGGTAGATCTGCGGCGCCTGGCTGAGCAGGAACTGCGGGTCCCCGGGCCGCACGAAGACGTGCTGCGCCCCGTGGAGCGCCTCCTCGGCGGACGCGCGGCCCATGTCGATGAAGGCCCTGCGCTTGTCCTCCGGCGACATCACCTCCGCGATGGCCGTGTCCAGCCGCAGGTTCAACTCCAGCGGATACCAGGCGATGGGAAGAATCATCTTCCGCAACAGCGCCTGGTCCTCCGGCGGAAGCCGCCGCAGCACCTCGTCCACCCGAACCTGCCCGCCGTGATGGCGCAGCATGTTCAGCCGGGAGATGAGCACTCCACCCTTGATGCGAGAGCTAGAGCCTTCCGTCACCATGCCCCGTCCGTGGTTGCAAGCAGTCAGGCATTCTGTCAGCGGGCCCGCGTCACCAGCAACCCGGCACGGCACGATAGCCCCACCCAACGTGCTGCAATTCCTGCACAATCTGTAATCTCCGGCACCAACCGTATCGAAAATAACCTTCTGGGGGTCCGGGGGTTGGAGGGGTGTGAGTCCGGGAGACACAGGCGGGCGGGTGGTGGCGCTGCCTTCGCGCGGGGCCCGGCCGGGACTGGAGCGGGCCTCGGACGAGGACTTGTGCCGGGCCTTCCTGGAGGGCGAGCCGGCGGCCTTCGAGGTGCTGGTGATGCGGCACCGCTCGCTCGTCTTCTCGCTGGTGCGGCGCTACGTGTCGCGCCCCGAGGACGCGGCGGACCT contains these protein-coding regions:
- a CDS encoding imm11 family protein, with translation MSTRYFELLDDVYPPDQWALGVPLDSQGQRLRIWTFRRGERADIDGCIRIPVTVQGQALGFSEAGAAVPVVDEKAANVFAELAPGQVQLIPVDVESRSQKYFILNVLRVVKCIDEKASTEVQHWTPEDDEPEQVGEYSAVHGMRIDPAQVGDAKVFRPWGWPAALIVSEDIKDALERAGVTGLKFEDVTGPDSLAVSEKDTWEQRHRARLKQMDTARDAAWNSMGRLEEAAIIPIIPSGPDWPGHRQAWRVIHRESGSTLLVTDGLSDPFIDRDALTTGFGLELAIETNEPLPEVRASWQLRLLREVADEVAEHENVRTWLHRGLMSMEVSGDAMPEPLVTSEGRVAVLLGMESSTLPRRFPTPAGEVLLVTIKALLPSELAFMLAQGRGGTAELARRFAQESDAPHLSRSWRKPVV
- a CDS encoding peroxiredoxin; protein product: MLAVGDSAPDFTATDCHGAPLHLSSLRGRRVVLFFFPKAFTVGCTIENRAFRDNHQLVKSLGAELVGVSVDTQRTQCEFAAKEDIHFALLGDENRDISRAYDVLWPVLNIDRRVTFIIAPDGRIEHVIRHEVRVYRHLDDVLRYLRANPLAS
- a CDS encoding TIGR02265 family protein, whose amino-acid sequence is MVTEGSSSRIKGGVLISRLNMLRHHGGQVRVDEVLRRLPPEDQALLRKMILPIAWYPLELNLRLDTAIAEVMSPEDKRRAFIDMGRASAEEALHGAQHVFVRPGDPQFLLSQAPQIYRFYYAVGSRTYEQTGAHGAVLRTFGAENVTETDCLTIIGWHERAIELSGGRAVNTTHPLCRARGAPHCEYHFAWE